The sequence GGAGTTCCTCAGGGAAGCATACTCGGCCTGCTTCTGTTTGCAGCTTTTATCAATGACCTACCATCGTATGTCACACTAGccttattatttttatttgctgatgacccTAAATGTTTTAAGATCGTATCAAATCCTACCGACATCATCTCCCTACAAAATGCACTTAACCAAGCATTTAACTGGAGCATTACTAATGACCTACTTTTCAATGAATCTAAGTTTCTCTACATTCACTTTGGAAAGGATTGTGGTTCACATAACTTCACCATAAATGGAACACCCATTGTAAGACCCAACTGTGCAAAAGATTTAGGAGTTCACATATCATCATTTTTAAAATCCTTGACCCATAGTGAAATTATTGTTTCCAATGCCTACAAAATTTTAGGATTAATCCAAAGAACCTTATCAACGCTTCTACTAGCCAAAAAACTACTAAATCTCACACTAGTGTGATCACGATTGACATACTTAGCCAATTATGGAGACATTACTTACTAAAAAACATCTCTATCCTGGAAAGAGTTCAAAGGAGGGTAACAAAGTATATATTAAATGACTATCACTCACCCTACAAAACTAGACTAATGCAACTCAATATCCTCCCTTTAATGTACCAATACGAATTGAGTGACTTTTTTCATAAAATCCTACAAATCTCCCTACCCTACTTCAACATTAACAACTACATATCAATGAAAGCATCAGTGTCCacaagatcatcatcatcaggcaaGTTAGCCCATCATATTTCCACAACCAATTCAAACTGTCATTTTTTATTTGCCGACTAccaagattatggaactctttacccTTGATTGACCTAAATCTACCTTATGTGACAATAAAAAAACAACTCACCTAATTTTTATGGCATCACTTTTTAAACAATTTTAACTCCAATAATACTTGTATATTTTCATTTTGCTATCTGTTCTTtccaacaacacacacacacaccattccTTTTTACTCGACATGTAACTAAGTAGTATATTTTAATTAGGTAGTTAGTATTTGTAATTAGCTACTAGCGGTTCGTGCCTTTAACTATCAGCCACCCTACTCTAATCACTAATTGTCATTATCAGTCTTGTAACCAACTATattagtacatgtacagtgtggttgtaaaactaataaataattaataataatattatagtcctACATTAACTTCAAGCTTATCACTATGATCATGATGTCTATTGCAAGACTTACAACTGATATGTATAAAAATATTTGAATTTTGTTTGCATTTTGTTGAGAGAAACCAAAATGGATTTTACAACTACTGTAACAGCTTGACAGGAAAAATACACTGGCCTAATACAATAGCACTGTTCCAACTAAAACTAAAGCAGTTCATagtacaaaatgtttcttgGTCAGCTAGTAGTAAGGTATTCCAGCCATTCCGCTTGACTCTATTCCACAATTGTTGTAACCTCTGAGTATCTTGAAAAAACCTATGGAAATAAATGAGTACAGGGCATCAATTAATGCTTGAAATTCAATCACTCACCATGATCACCCCAAGTAGCTCCCCAAGAATTGGAAACAAGCCTGTGAACAACAAGCtacttaataataattataatggtaCACATCTTACCAGTATGGAACATTTCCTTCATAACCCCATCCAAATACTTTAACTGCATGATAACCAATGAATTTTCCATATGCATACTTGTAGACACCTGGGAAAGTGATGTACAGGGATCATGCCTATAGATAGTCAATTCATTATTCAGCTCAAACTTACCACTCTTGTATGACACAAAATCTTCATACACCTTATATGTCAGTGTCACAGATCCACGTAAATAAATTTCTGATGCAATGGCAGCCCAGTTCGGAGGTACTTTATAATATGAGTATCCATAGTGCTTGTCCTTTGACACTGTATACGGATATCCTACAACATAAGGAGATCCATCGCATTACATAAGACCAGGTTGATTGTATTAggatcacataatattatgcattttGTTAATCTGCTTTGGTATAATGCATTGACCAAAAACTACAAAATAATgggaaaaataaaaattatagtAGGGCTGAGTGACATAAAAGGAAACCATTATTGTATATGGATGTTAATGGCCAAACATTTAGTTAGGTAATCCATTAATTATATTTAGGCTTCTTAATTGTCATGTAGGTTTTCAATCTCTTTGAAAACAGCATCtatttttgcaataattatcatTGAATTTTGGCCTACCTAACTTCTATTAGAATTTGTCTGCGTGCTGTGTATTGGCCAGCATTGGGGCTGATGTTTAAGGTCATATTATACTTTAGTATTTTCAGGGCTATTAACATGCATACCACCAAACCAATGAGCAATACAATATGTCTAGATAGATTATTAATGCATCAGTTCTCACTGTTTTGTGCTAAGTGGTATTTAACTAAGAAATATCACCAAAACCTTGTAAcaagtttttaagtgtgtgtaGGAACATATATTTCTACTAAAGATGAAAATCACCTGATCGGCAAGAAGTAGAACATGGTGGTGTGTAGGAAGTTTGCTTATCATGACAGTCTGGCACTGACAGAGTGTCGTTTGATTTTGCATGTGAGCAATCCTTTATGGTGTATGGCTGACAACCATAGTTGCTGCCATATTGACCTCCAGTAGGCAAACCATATCTTCGCCAACAATCACTAGTAAATGATCATTATGCACTATGGTTCATATTACCTTATAATTGCTTACTATGCTGTTGAAAGTTGGGCTCCTCCACAGCTATAAAAGAAAACATAATTATTTCTAAATATTAAAGTAAGATTTACAGTTACCCATTATAGCGATAAGCAGGTGCACAACAAGTAGTCAGAAATTGAGCTGACAATTGGAGTTGTTGTCCTTTATAAATACAGTGACGATCATTAATAGCAGATGAGCTTCCAAATGCCTAACAATGATAAATGAAATTAGCATGGAgttaatacataattatgtgagaAAAAGGTCTTCCAcatacatccaattctatgTACTTGGAAATAccgaaagcccttgaattttcTTCATCTATTACGATATGTTGGTGCTCtctactgaccaaattttaaGTCAATAGTCTTTCCAATTGAACGTTATGAATCATCAAAGTTaacaaattggatgtgtgtggggacttttttttgcaaatccagtcacatattgtatagGTTAAATGACATAATAGCAGAACATTGAATAAGTCTCTCTGTACTTACCCAACAACTTCCACAATCATCCTGATCACCAATTATATTAATAATACTTGTACATTGAGGCCATTTACTGCGGCAATCAAAACTGGATGGAAGCGCATCGATATCCAAGAGTGGAGGGTCACTATCAAAGCCTGGATCAAGAGGATCATTAGGAATTGGCTCCAAAGTCCCACACAAGTTCTTCACATCTTCTATTGACTTTCCAGGGAAGTTTTGTCCAGCTTTCCAGGTGGTATTGAGGCTTTCGATGTAATCAAAGAACTCCTGAGATAGTGTGTCAAATTCACACTGGCCATAAGCAGCAAGGGCAAGAAGTAACAGCAGCACTTGCAGCATATTGATTGTACTCCCTTCAACTGCTTGCATTTGCGACTGTGCAGAGTGCTTAAGGTTTATTGCTTTTATAGGCAATGATGGAAGACTGTGATACATAACTGTGGCATAGTTGTGGTTGCATTTGCTTGCTTATCTACAAGCTTTTTATGGTCCATACAGCATGTATTAGTTACCAAGGAGATCATAAGGATTCACCAAAGACATGTGTCGGGACATCAGCACATCACAGCAATAATAAATGTATACTGCAAACAAGTATATATTATGCAAATGTTATTTATGTTaaacatacatgtatttgttttGAAGGTATTCCTACATCCCAACATAGTCTTGTGGACAATACATCTTTTCTGTACCACTGTACGAAGACTGTGACTACTTTCAAGttaaagcaagagttcataatataaatatatatattatgtactcttggttaaAGTGATAGCCTGTGAACCATCTTAATGAAGGTATAATTATTAATCTTATGATCATTTTCTTCAAAGCAGAAACaaattttaatgttttctttgttATTAAAGACCATTACAACACTACTGTGGATTCCacctacatatgtgactggattttggaaaatcacccatatgggcgtgcatgaaataattagaattttcatgtttagtgttttgctaataagagcagagAACagatttgaaaatatttcaagaattttcttgtaatttaaggtattgagaatggcttaaaaccatcaacaagtagatttacaCTATAATGTTTgtgattaaatattttaggtgtcaaatgcacccatatgggtgattttccaaaattcggtcacatatggaACACTAAGGTATGGTCTCCCAAGTTCATAGAACTGgctgtgtgtggaagaccccttttgcaaatccagtcactacatTTATTTAAAGTTTTGGTATTAAAATTTTGTTGTCATTGATGCAGTTAGTTATAATGACTCCTCATATCATAGAAATGAAGAAACCATCCATTTTCACAGTCACTTAATACCTGcaagtacagtataatatttCACAGTCACTTAATACCTGcaagtacagtataatatttCACAGTCACTTAATGCCTGcaagtacagtataatatttCACAGTCACTTAATACCTGcaagtacagtataatatttCACAGATCATGAATTGATGTTGTTAATAGATACTTCCTTGCATGAACACTGAGAATGTCAATGAGAAAAGTACTGCAAAATATACATTTTACGTGCAGCACTGTATGATTCAATCTAAAAGGTCCTAGAATAATAAAatagttatgcatacatatGCATCTAAAAATATGGTGGGTCAAAGTGGAGGGTCACTATCTAAACTTGGATCAAGAGGATCATTAGGATCTGGCCCCAGAGTGCCACAGAGGTACATACATCAAATGTTCTTCCCTTTTTCCAGGGAAGTTTTGTCCAGCTTTCCATGTGGTCACAGGTGTTAAGATTGTTGATGTAATCAAGAAATTGTAAAATTCACACTGACCATAAGTAGCAATACCAAAAATTAATAGCAGTGATTGCAGCTAATCAAATGTACATCTTCACAGTCACTTACCTGCACGTACAGTATAATGTTTCATATATCGATGTGATCATGAATTTATATTGCTATAGATACTTCCTTGATGTATGAATGCTGAGAATGTCGATTAGAGTGTGAACTGTACTACAAAACATTTGTAAACCATTACACCCTTTCAAGATATCTATAACTCATAACTCCCCATGTCTCACTATATACTACAAAATGTATATTCGTGCATTTGTGATAAACTCTAATGTGATGGGCATAAAGTATACTTTAGTGGGGTATGTAATGTaagagatgatagttcacatttgctatttaATGAGGAAAATCTGAaatatcatctcctacacatcacatacaccacaggatgAGAGCATGCTATGTAAAGTACATTTAGAGCTATCACAgttacacaaatacaaaaatatacacATCCATCTACATTGAAGCTTTACCACTTCATTTTGTTGTGCAACAGTTGTATGCTGAGAATGTTTCAAAGGTGTTACATTTTCACAGGACAAGTATGAGTGTTCAAGTCATGCCAGTGGGAAAGGCTATATATAAAGTataaaaaaaattttggaattttaaattagattagggacagtgtaaaatgctgcaataaaaagtagtgaaacaagctggatcggagtagtacgtaatgtccaagtactgtaaaacaataagaagtgaatattcctactgtgctacactcaatgtacagtagcacagtagggatattgacttcttattgttctacagtatttggacattacgtactactccgatctaGTTTGTTTCAGTAATTTTAATTGCAGCATtttacactgtccctaatctaatttaaaattccaatttttttcttatacttgtttgtgaagttttttgcaagctcatgaccactaaatatctccTGAGTTACTCAAAGCACTATTacactagattatgactcatacaataacaaatgatcagtgggcgtggctctacataagcccgcagacaataatggatgtggattcgtgcatacttAAGGCCTggtgaatgggcgtggctaccatatgtctacagactgtaatttacgtaagtgggcgtggctcacgaaagaagcagagctacgctacGACAtttagtaacacgtccacatttaatttagcacgtggggtcagacccgaataatctgtaaagcaggacctggatgacccgactcggtttaacattgttactaaataaactatatttattgacttacacattgctatttATAGTTCGccatgagttgctctctctgatcgatatcaacagcgagtcacgtttttggtacaaccggcgaccacgtgtattcgaatagtttgttgcaatatacactggtatggaagccgtactgtagtctattaacactcagcggtagaacctttactgatggccatggtaaagaaggataaaaggtaagacaatagcgcaagcattgtatgcttatccttttaactctaattggctggtaatttggccgccttttttattgctctatacactgaatattaaaaaaagcggccaaattaccagccaattagagttaaaaaaaatcaatttatgatgcagcaagagtgaatgtagaacacagctgaaagacaaaggttcaatgttaaactttttgttaattccaattagttgtatatcagcattcattcttggccgcttcagatatcagctatttcacttgccagttactttcatgggtacacttttttttacagccaatgctagTTGTTTTTGCacagattaaaaaaaaaattagtataagtagttggattaagattgattcttggctgctccagatatcagctctttaagttaccagttatttttactttcatgaagtctttccctacaactgagctgtttttaattatattggattacaggtacttgtagtttcttggacgcgccttttttttacagcgaaggtgttttgggGGTGGATTATTATATACATGGAGAGGGGATGTGCAACCTTAGTATGAATATACACACCTCCTACCTGCATGCAGCAGCCAATGAACATGATATACATGAGCATGGAGCAAGCCTGCAGAAAGTAACAGCCATTGAGCTTTAGGTACATGGCACAATGGTTATGGTAACATTGCTACCACCCCCACTTATGGAAATGCTCTAAATAACATGTTTTTGGATGTAATAAACGATAACAGTCTCGAACAATTTGTGCACTTGCCAACCCGCTTAGAGAATACATTAGATCTTGTTTTCTGTACTTATCCAAAAAGTGTTAACATTTCTACTGTTCCTGGTATCTCAGATCATGATGCGGTAACATTCCATCTTGATATAAACAAGCATGCAACTCCAAGTACAAAGCAACACAAAATTGCTTTGTATCACAAAGGAAACATCGACCTAATTAAAAGAGATCTAACAACTTTTGCAAATACATTCTTATCAAGTGACCCACATTCCAGACCAGTTGAACAACTTTGGCAAGAATTCAAGCAAGCAATCCATGAAGCTGTCTCTAACCATGTTCCTCACAAAGTGAAACGTTCACGCAACAGTTTACCTTGGATTAATAGGCAAATAAAGAAAGATATGAAAGCACGCAAAAAACTATACAACAAGGCTAAGAGAAGCAAATTAGAGTCTGATTGGAAAGCTTATCGTGATGCCAGGAACCTAGTCAACTGCAGATTGAAAGAGGCACACAACAATTATTATGCCAGACTATTTGATAGTTCATTCAGTGGGAATCGCCGCCAATTTTGGAAGTACGTAAGGGCCAAACGACAGGATAAACATGATATTCCCACCCTACTTGTTAATGGAAAACCTGTTAATAGTTCAAAAGACAAAGCAAAAGCTCTGAATAATCATTTCCAGTCTGTATTTACAAAAGAAAGCCTATCAACAATACCTACAATAAGTAATACTATTAATGCTATACCTGACATGCCTACTCTCTCCATCTCACAGTCTGGGATACAACAACTACTTTCAACACTTGACGAACAAAAGTCTAGTGGACCTGACCTTATTTCACCATACATACTAAAACATTGTGCTAATGAAATTGCTCCAATTTTACAAGTGATCTTTACCCAGTCTTTGTCTACCAGCTCATTACCGAGTGATTGGCTATCAGCTAACATTTGTCCTGTGTATGAAAAGGGTAACCGCAGTAGTGCCATCAATTATCGACCTATATCGTTAACATCCATTTGTGCTAAGACTATGGAACACATTATTTACCACTCCATTATGAACCATCTTAACCAACACAACGTtttaattgaaaatcaacatggcTTTCGATCACAGCACTCCTGTGTCACTCAACTCATCACTTTGACTGAAGACATATCCTACGCTCTTGACCATCAAAAGCAAATTGATATAATCCTTCTAGACTTTTctaaagcatttgatacagttccacATCAACTACTTCTGACTAAATTAAGGCATTATGGAATTAGCAACAGTACTCTTGCATGGATTGAATCCTGGCTCACTAGACGTTCACAATGTGtagttttggatggtgaaaccTCAAACCCTGTACCTGTTTTgtcaggagtccctcaaggaACTGTCCTGGGTCCCCTGAtgtttttactgtatataaacgACATAGCAAATGATATTGATTCTCCTCTTCTGATGTTCGCAGATGattgtttactttacagaataatcAATAGCAGAGAAGACACCATCCAGCTCCAACAAGATCTGAACAAGTTATCTGAATGGGCTAACACCTGGCAACTGAACTTTAATGTCATCAAATGTGCTGTAGTGCAATGCACAAGGAATACTTCACCCATCACACATAATTACATACTGAACGGCCATATATTAGAAACATCTGAGCAACACTCTTATCTGGGCATCTTAATTAACAAGTCATTATCCTGGTCTTCACACATATCTACCATAGCAGCCAAGGCGACAAAAACCCTCAACTTTTTGAAACGTAATCTTAGTAGTTGCTCACAAAGAGTTAAGAAATCTGCTTACATCACAATGGTGAGGCCACAAATGGAATATGCATCAGCTGTGTGGGATCCATActacaattcacaaattcagcaattagagaaggtacaacgttgtgcagccagatggatttataatgactagtagatttagctcagtttcagcaatgttaaACGAATTATCCCTGCCATCTCTTGAGACTCATCGCAAGATATCTAGATTACAAGTCCTGCACAAGGCACTCCATCACCAGCTTGCCATCTGCATACCATCATATTACTTACCATCAACGAGAGAAACTAGATCATACCATCCATTGCATCTCATAATTCCATCATCATCCACCAGATCATATCAGAGCAGCTACTTctcaagaactgttaaagaatggaacaccttgcctgttaacatcattgaaacgtctgatccagattcgttcacatcacttttacaatcatattaccacactagtactagcttgtaattagttgaacaattggtttactgtaaagttagaactgtttttttttgttgttgttttttttttccctgagcataccagcagggctgactgctcagtacaaataaataaataaataaatatgcaaCAGTTAGTGTATGCTGGAGATATTACAAGCTATATgagccagcgttgaaaccgggtcgggtcaaccgggtcacattttctccgggtcatccgggtctgacccggtttacaaattatccgggtctgacccggtttacaaattatccgggtctgacccggattggatcacgtgagaaacgaaattgttcgtttgacgacgtggaaacttataaacgctatcgcggagctctttcgtgagccacgcccacttatcacgttacaaacatacgctcagccacgcccatttattagtaactgcagtatgtagcacgaaacttaGGGtactatggtgaggggtagctattgttagtaggtgatgactttttttttttcttttttttggtcttcaacctacagctaggatGAAGTTgcgtctggatccgcccctgtttactcaacacgaatcgaacgctcaaaaaggtagtctcgctcgctcgagactaaccgaaacatagctcttatcgcacgcctcggctttaattaattaTCTTGATGATATACTTGTGACGGGCCGCTCAGTGGAAGAACATTTGTCAACCTTACATAAAGTTTTTCAACGACTGGAAGATACAGGTCTTAAACTGAAGAAAAGTAAATGTGTGTTCCTTGCCGACTCTGTGACTTACCTGGGTCATCGTATTGATTCCCAAGGCTTGCACCTTCTAAAGAGAAAGTGAAGGCACTTCAAGCTGTTCCCAATCCCAAGAATGTGACCGAACTGAAGTCATACTTAGGGATGCTCTCGTATTATTCGAAGTTCCTTCCAAACCTGTCATCGAAGCTTGCTCCTTTACACAAGCTACTGAAACAGTCAGTCCCATGGCAATGGAAGGATGAACAGCAGCAAGCATTTGAGAACTCAAAACAATTGCTATCGTCGTCACAACTCCTGGTTCGTTTTGACCCAACTTTAGAAATTCGTTTGGCTTGTGAAGCATCTGCCTATGGCATAGGCGCCGTTTTGTCACATGTAATGCCTGATGGATCAGAAAAACCAATTGGTTTTGTGTCTCGGACCTTGACAGATGCTGAAAAGAAATACTCACAATTGGAGAAAGAAGGTCTAGCGTGTGTTTATGGTGTGAAATGTTTTCATTCATACTTGTTTGGTCACAAATTAGTGTTACAGACTGATCACCAGCCTTTGACAACATTGTTCAATGAGACCAAAAGTATCCCGGTTCAAGCATCAAGTCGTATACAGCGCTGGGCACTATTGTTAGTATCTTACGAGTATACCATTGTTTTCAGATCCACTAGTAAACATGCAAATGCTGATGCTATGATTCGGTTACCCTTACCTGACAAGCCTACTAGTACTCCTGTACCAGCTGAGTTAGTGTTAATGATAGAAAAGCTTGATGAAGCCCCCATTACCTCAACACAAATTGCCAATTGGACTAAGAAGGATCCTGTCTTGGCAAAAGTGTCACAATACATACAGTTGGGATGGTCTAGTCAGGTTGATAATGCACTGAAACCTTACTGGAACAGACGTTTTGAACTATCCACTCATGCTGGTTGTGTCCTTTGGGGTGTAAGAGTGGTTGTTCCACCACAGGACAGACAAACAGTTCTGGCATGGAGGATACCCAGGGATGACACGGATGAAGGCTTTGGCACGACATCTAGTATGGTGGCCTAAGTTAGATGAAGCCGTTGAAGATGTTGTGAAACAGTGTGAGAATTGCCAGCAGAATCGAGCCACACCCCCTCCAGTACCACTTCACCCTTGGCAGTGGCCTACCCGCCCTTGGACTAGATTATACATATAGATTTTGCGGGACCAATTGAAGGAAAAATGTTGCTGATCATTCATAGCAGATATACTCATATGTTTAGGTGAcaaacttgtttgtgtactagATTCATTTTGTGCACTTCCTATAGTTTTGCAAACCAATGGACTTGGTTGTGTGGCTACCATTGATGACAAACCCACTCGTGCTCTATCTTCGACCTGAGTATCTGACACACTTCCATCCTCTAATGAAGTGGCAGATGAACTAGCCCGTGAAGTTTGAGACATGGTATATGTTGAAGCAACAGTAGTACTACATTTCACTTTCATGGCGTCGAATTGCTTTAAAACCTGTTTTCTTTGTTCAGGTCTCATTCTTGTCAACTGCTCAGGAGCAACAA comes from Dysidea avara chromosome 4, odDysAvar1.4, whole genome shotgun sequence and encodes:
- the LOC136254696 gene encoding cathepsin B-like yields the protein MQAVEGSTINMLQVLLLLLALAAYGQCEFDTLSQEFFDYIESLNTTWKAGQNFPGKSIEDVKNLCGTLEPIPNDPLDPGFDSDPPLLDIDALPSSFDCRSKWPQCTSIINIIGDQDDCGSCWAFGSSSAINDRHCIYKGQQLQLSAQFLTTCCAPAYRYNGCGGAQLSTAYDCWRRYGLPTGGQYGSNYGCQPYTIKDCSHAKSNDTLSVPDCHDKQTSYTPPCSTSCRSGYPYTVSKDKHYGYSYYKVPPNWAAIASEIYLRGSVTLTYKVYEDFVSYKSGVYKYAYGKFIGYHAVKVFGWGYEGNVPYWLVSNSWGATWGDHGFFKILRGYNNCGIESSGMAGIPYY